In Rubidibacter lacunae KORDI 51-2, the following are encoded in one genomic region:
- a CDS encoding Ycf66 family protein, with translation MRLLAFQNSECLRSHQSPQLGGPTSQVARSDYQQQQSDAVRLRCRSSQTRDRALPTGRSLATARLSIAAIGKVATWLPRGFCCMLAQFLALLVALGSFALYMAAFFFPEVHRKYDFVFSGCGLFYALVLWVCAQRITGGVLLGQVASVALLGWFGWQTLSLRRELVPEAEQTPVPEQATSKARSWLTPNQWRSRLSGLFQRQSATGLQSQQLSEAIAVEIEPGTLTETERAAPDSEAASTGPIASESIVEAPTSPATANESAVTASERADPPATADAPPTNREPNSSFTPDQTDI, from the coding sequence TTGCGTTTACTTGCTTTTCAGAATTCCGAGTGCTTGCGATCGCACCAAAGTCCTCAGCTTGGCGGGCCGACGAGTCAGGTTGCCAGGTCTGATTACCAGCAGCAGCAATCCGACGCGGTCCGCTTGCGATGCAGGTCGAGCCAGACTCGCGATCGCGCGTTGCCAACCGGCCGATCGCTGGCAACGGCACGGTTATCGATCGCGGCTATTGGTAAAGTGGCTACGTGGCTCCCAAGAGGCTTCTGCTGTATGTTGGCCCAATTCCTCGCGCTGCTCGTTGCTCTCGGCAGTTTTGCTCTGTACATGGCGGCATTCTTCTTTCCCGAAGTTCACCGCAAGTACGATTTTGTTTTCAGCGGTTGCGGGTTGTTCTACGCGTTGGTGCTTTGGGTGTGCGCGCAACGTATCACGGGCGGCGTGTTGCTGGGACAAGTGGCAAGCGTGGCATTACTGGGCTGGTTCGGCTGGCAGACGCTGAGCTTGCGCCGAGAACTAGTGCCGGAGGCAGAGCAAACTCCCGTCCCCGAACAGGCAACCAGCAAGGCGCGCAGCTGGTTGACACCAAACCAGTGGCGATCGCGCCTGAGCGGTCTTTTCCAACGCCAGTCAGCTACTGGGTTGCAATCGCAGCAGCTTTCCGAGGCAATTGCAGTCGAGATCGAACCGGGTACTCTGACTGAAACCGAGCGTGCCGCTCCCGATTCCGAAGCAGCATCGACCGGGCCGATCGCGTCCGAATCCATTGTTGAAGCGCCTACATCCCCCGCTACCGCTAACGAGTCGGCGGTTACGGCGAGCGAACGTGCTGACCCACCAGCGACAGCCGATGCACCCCCTACCAATCGCGAACCTAATAGCAGCTTCACGCCCGACCAAACCGACATCTAA
- a CDS encoding dimethylsulfonioproprionate lyase family protein produces MMDPQLVPAFLQAARRLFVRGAEHSVRPSALRTIAAAIDGLPAVQSERTPQLQPVCRYLPDAIAAATNRLDTGFILALKPLLPYLHWHQDYAPEDTAVAPSDTNYAASEVCGPRGWIVSERVTLGLVLLGPATCYLPYARPEAELHHILSGQALWQIGNGAWRLRVGGEFIVHPPDVIHAMKTDRDPLLALYAAWHDEGQDRSL; encoded by the coding sequence ATGATGGATCCCCAGCTCGTGCCAGCCTTCTTACAAGCCGCCCGCCGGTTGTTCGTTCGCGGTGCCGAACACTCGGTGCGTCCGTCCGCACTCCGCACGATCGCGGCGGCCATCGACGGATTGCCGGCCGTGCAAAGCGAACGAACGCCCCAGCTACAGCCGGTGTGCCGGTACTTACCCGACGCGATCGCAGCAGCTACCAACCGCCTCGACACGGGCTTCATACTCGCCCTTAAGCCGCTGTTGCCCTATTTGCATTGGCATCAGGACTATGCCCCCGAGGATACTGCTGTTGCCCCATCCGACACGAACTATGCCGCTAGTGAAGTCTGCGGACCCCGCGGCTGGATCGTCAGCGAGCGTGTCACGCTCGGGCTCGTTCTGCTCGGTCCTGCCACGTGTTACCTGCCCTACGCACGTCCAGAAGCCGAGCTCCATCACATTCTGTCCGGGCAAGCACTTTGGCAGATCGGCAACGGGGCATGGCGGCTGCGCGTGGGAGGTGAGTTTATCGTTCACCCCCCTGATGTTATTCATGCAATGAAAACCGATCGCGATCCGCTGCTAGCGCTATATGCGGCCTGGCACGACGAGGGGCAGGACAGGTCACTTTAG
- a CDS encoding Glu/Leu/Phe/Val family dehydrogenase: protein MAEPPSKLLFTDASSRLDRALQHVEISEDAIARLKYPKASLTVAIPMRRDDGSLKIFQGYRVRYDDTRGPGKGGVRYHPAVTLDEVQSLAFWMTFKCALLDLPFGGAKGGIALDPRSLSRAELERLSRSYVDAIADFIGPDIDVLAPDLYTNATVMGWMMDQYSIIHRKMTPSVVTGKPLALGGSRGRNGATALGAYEVIATLLPKFERQPQDTTVAIQGFGKVGATLAGLLARSGYRVVAVSDSQGGIYAPRGLDIPSIQEYKTAHRSMKAVYCESSVCNIVEHEVISNAELLQLKVDVLIPAALENQITADNARNIRAPLVFEVANGPTTVEADRILDARGIQVVPDILVNAGGVTVSYFEWVQNRSGLYWTQTEVETRLRERMQAETAAVWAAARDRSVSLRTAAYVRALKRLGAALDAKGTRDYYRGDRP, encoded by the coding sequence ATGGCAGAACCGCCATCGAAATTGTTATTCACCGATGCCAGCAGTCGCTTGGATCGGGCTCTGCAGCACGTAGAAATCTCTGAAGATGCAATCGCCCGCTTGAAGTATCCCAAAGCCAGTTTGACTGTGGCTATACCCATGCGTCGCGACGACGGCTCGCTGAAAATTTTTCAGGGTTATCGCGTGCGCTATGACGACACGCGCGGTCCGGGCAAGGGCGGCGTGCGCTACCATCCTGCCGTCACCCTCGATGAAGTGCAATCGCTGGCGTTTTGGATGACCTTCAAGTGCGCGCTCCTCGATCTGCCCTTCGGCGGTGCCAAAGGTGGCATTGCCCTCGATCCGCGCTCGCTTTCACGGGCAGAACTCGAACGTCTGAGTCGCAGCTATGTCGACGCGATCGCCGATTTTATCGGTCCGGACATAGATGTGCTCGCACCGGACCTTTACACCAACGCAACGGTGATGGGATGGATGATGGACCAATACAGCATCATTCACCGAAAAATGACGCCCTCGGTTGTGACTGGCAAACCCCTGGCTTTGGGCGGTTCGCGCGGTCGCAATGGTGCCACGGCGTTGGGTGCCTATGAAGTCATCGCCACGTTATTGCCAAAGTTCGAGCGTCAACCTCAAGATACGACGGTCGCCATCCAGGGATTTGGCAAAGTTGGAGCGACCCTAGCAGGGTTGCTGGCGCGCTCGGGCTATCGCGTTGTGGCTGTCAGCGACTCCCAAGGTGGAATTTACGCCCCGCGCGGTTTGGATATCCCTAGCATTCAGGAATATAAAACGGCACACCGCAGTATGAAAGCAGTCTACTGCGAAAGCAGCGTTTGCAATATCGTCGAGCACGAGGTCATTAGCAACGCCGAGCTGCTGCAGCTCAAGGTAGACGTTCTGATTCCCGCCGCGCTGGAAAACCAAATTACTGCCGACAACGCCCGCAACATTCGCGCGCCGCTCGTATTCGAAGTCGCTAACGGTCCGACCACCGTGGAAGCCGATCGCATCTTAGACGCGCGCGGCATCCAGGTCGTACCGGATATTCTGGTCAATGCGGGTGGCGTTACGGTCAGCTACTTTGAATGGGTGCAAAACCGCAGCGGTCTCTACTGGACGCAGACCGAAGTGGAAACGCGCCTTCGAGAGCGCATGCAAGCCGAAACCGCTGCTGTCTGGGCGGCTGCACGCGACCGCAGCGTGTCACTGCGAACGGCAGCCTACGTGCGCGCGCTGAAGCGCCTCGGAGCCGCCCTCGACGCTAAAGGCACCCGCGATTACTATCGAGGCGATCGCCCATGA
- a CDS encoding amylo-alpha-1,6-glucosidase: MVIRFGRAVCGDLAVAESREWLVTNGIGGYACGTVAGLTSRFYHGLLVAALDPPLGRVLMLAHCDPTVAYRQHRYELGTNRWADGSIAPRGYRYLESFHLDGSVPTWCYALADALLVQRIWMEREENSTYLQYCLERGSAPLELSIKAIANYRDHHGGVTWGNWQLDAIESQANPYNGIRMRAFPEATPLFLLSDRGEFTPGGEWYRGYDLAVERYRETGDREDRLHAATLRALMEPGATLTLVASTHDDVDLDGNAARHRRHDYDRMLVQRWQTAHGLKPPDWIEQLTLAADQFVVRRAVPVDPDGKTIIAGYPWFGDWGRDTAISLPGLSVAAGRPEIARPILRTFGHYLSQGMLPNLFPDGSTEPEYNTVDAVLWYFEAVRAYFNATGDEDLLRELYSPLEEAIAWHQRGTRYNIHLDSDGLLYAGEPGTQLTWMDAKVEDWVVTPRIGKPVEINALWFNALQIVVEFAQVLDRPYADLATLRDRARQSFARFWSEDLGYCIDVLDGPEGDDTALRPNQIFAVSVPSEPLLTPERQRAVVDTVSRHLLTSHGLRSLAPADAQYCPHYGGDRLQRDGCYHQGTVWGWLLGPFVQAHLRVYRDPATARALLQPMADHLAAGGLGTISEIFDGAPPHTPRGCFAQAWSVAEILRVWLALEDVAGS, translated from the coding sequence ATGGTCATTCGCTTCGGACGCGCTGTTTGTGGAGACTTAGCAGTTGCCGAGTCGCGCGAATGGTTGGTGACGAATGGGATTGGCGGTTATGCCTGCGGCACCGTTGCCGGATTGACGTCTCGTTTTTATCACGGCTTACTCGTTGCAGCCCTAGACCCACCGCTCGGGCGCGTCTTGATGTTGGCCCATTGCGACCCTACGGTCGCTTACCGCCAGCATCGATACGAACTTGGTACCAATCGCTGGGCAGACGGCTCGATTGCACCCCGCGGCTATCGCTACCTCGAAAGCTTTCACCTTGACGGCTCGGTTCCGACTTGGTGCTACGCGCTCGCCGATGCTCTGCTCGTGCAGCGCATCTGGATGGAGCGGGAGGAGAACTCGACCTACCTTCAATATTGCCTCGAGCGCGGTAGCGCGCCGCTGGAGTTGAGCATCAAGGCGATCGCGAATTACCGCGACCATCATGGCGGAGTTACGTGGGGCAACTGGCAGTTAGACGCGATCGAGAGCCAAGCCAACCCATATAACGGCATCCGCATGCGCGCTTTTCCTGAAGCCACACCGCTGTTTTTGCTGAGCGATCGCGGCGAATTTACGCCTGGCGGCGAGTGGTATCGCGGCTACGACTTGGCAGTCGAACGCTACCGCGAGACAGGCGATCGCGAAGATCGCTTGCATGCCGCTACGCTTCGGGCCCTTATGGAACCGGGCGCGACACTGACCTTGGTTGCCAGTACGCACGACGATGTTGACCTCGACGGCAACGCAGCCCGCCACCGCCGCCACGACTACGATCGCATGTTGGTCCAGCGCTGGCAGACGGCTCACGGATTGAAGCCGCCGGATTGGATCGAGCAATTAACGCTTGCGGCCGACCAGTTTGTGGTCCGTCGTGCCGTACCCGTCGATCCTGACGGTAAAACCATCATCGCCGGGTATCCCTGGTTTGGCGATTGGGGGCGCGATACGGCAATTAGTTTGCCGGGACTGAGCGTTGCAGCCGGTCGTCCTGAAATCGCGCGGCCGATTTTGCGCACGTTCGGGCATTACCTCAGTCAGGGCATGTTGCCCAATCTCTTTCCCGACGGCAGCACTGAACCGGAGTACAACACCGTCGATGCCGTTCTCTGGTATTTCGAGGCGGTACGCGCCTACTTCAACGCAACAGGCGATGAAGACCTGCTGCGCGAGCTCTATTCCCCTCTAGAAGAGGCGATCGCCTGGCACCAGCGCGGCACTCGTTACAACATCCATCTCGACTCCGATGGATTGCTCTACGCCGGGGAACCGGGCACACAACTGACATGGATGGATGCGAAGGTGGAGGATTGGGTTGTGACACCACGCATCGGCAAGCCCGTTGAAATCAACGCCTTGTGGTTCAACGCGCTCCAGATTGTTGTGGAGTTTGCGCAGGTGCTCGATCGCCCTTATGCCGATTTAGCAACTCTACGCGATCGCGCGCGGCAAAGTTTCGCGAGGTTTTGGAGCGAGGACCTCGGCTATTGTATTGACGTGCTAGACGGTCCCGAGGGTGACGATACGGCGTTGCGTCCGAATCAAATCTTTGCCGTTTCGGTGCCGTCCGAGCCGCTGTTGACTCCCGAACGCCAGCGCGCGGTAGTCGATACCGTTTCCCGCCATTTGCTTACCTCCCACGGACTGCGCTCTCTTGCCCCAGCAGACGCCCAATATTGTCCGCATTATGGCGGCGATCGGCTTCAGCGCGACGGATGCTACCACCAGGGAACGGTTTGGGGTTGGTTGCTGGGACCGTTTGTGCAAGCTCATTTGCGCGTTTATCGCGACCCGGCAACGGCGCGCGCGCTCCTGCAACCGATGGCAGACCACTTGGCTGCCGGCGGACTCGGGACGATTAGCGAGATCTTTGATGGTGCGCCGCCCCATACTCCGCGCGGTTGCTTCGCCCAAGCCTGGAGTGTTGCTGAAATCCTCCGCGTGTGGCTGGCACTAGAGGATGTAGCCGGTTCGTGA
- a CDS encoding hemolysin family protein yields the protein MLSHTGHFLLLLLLIFANSLFAMSEIAVVSSRKSRLEQLSLHGDRRARAALELANDPNQILSTVQIGITLIGIFAGAFSGTTLAQPLAASIGRVPWLHDRSEAIALFLVVLMVTYLSLVFGELVPKRLGLIYPEQIARNVALPLRGLSVLVAPVVGLLGRSTEIVLRAISQTPEENDPHVTRTEIRVLIEQGTEAGTFEAAEQDMVERVLQLGDRPVSVLMTPRPEITWLDIDSPEDNNRRKVTGSSHTRFPICQNTLDNVLGIVAVTSLLADCMHGAPFDLTANLQKPLFVPESIGGLKVLELFKQTGTHVALVVDEYGVIQGLVTLNDIMEAIVGDIASEDPSEDAPVIQRADGSWLLDGTLPFDEFCELFADLDLARDRRSNFHTLGGFVIAHLGRIPAAADCFVWRGLNFEVMDMDGNRVDKVLVTP from the coding sequence ATGCTCTCGCACACGGGTCATTTCCTCCTGCTCCTTCTGCTGATTTTTGCAAATAGCTTGTTTGCCATGTCAGAGATCGCCGTGGTGTCCTCGCGGAAATCGCGCCTGGAGCAGCTCAGCCTGCACGGCGACCGGCGCGCGCGCGCCGCACTGGAGTTGGCCAACGACCCCAATCAGATTCTCTCCACCGTCCAAATCGGTATCACCCTCATCGGCATCTTTGCTGGTGCCTTCAGCGGGACCACGTTGGCACAGCCACTGGCCGCTTCAATCGGACGCGTCCCTTGGCTGCACGATCGCAGCGAGGCAATCGCCTTATTTCTGGTGGTCTTGATGGTGACCTACCTGTCGTTGGTGTTCGGGGAGTTGGTGCCGAAACGGTTGGGGCTAATTTATCCAGAACAGATCGCGCGCAACGTCGCACTGCCGCTACGCGGACTGTCGGTGCTGGTTGCACCGGTTGTTGGATTACTCGGCCGTTCGACCGAAATCGTTTTGCGGGCGATTTCCCAGACGCCCGAGGAAAACGACCCGCATGTAACTCGGACGGAAATCCGGGTGCTGATCGAGCAGGGCACGGAAGCCGGCACCTTCGAAGCAGCCGAACAGGACATGGTGGAGCGAGTGTTGCAGTTGGGCGATCGCCCCGTCAGCGTACTGATGACGCCGCGTCCGGAGATTACCTGGCTCGATATCGACAGTCCGGAAGACAATAACCGCCGCAAGGTAACCGGCAGTTCGCACACTCGCTTTCCAATCTGCCAAAATACGCTCGACAACGTGCTCGGTATCGTGGCGGTCACGAGTTTGCTGGCCGATTGCATGCACGGTGCCCCTTTCGACCTCACCGCCAATCTACAAAAGCCGCTGTTCGTTCCCGAAAGCATCGGCGGGCTGAAGGTGCTGGAGCTATTCAAACAAACCGGCACCCACGTCGCCTTGGTCGTCGACGAGTACGGCGTGATTCAAGGATTAGTGACGCTTAACGACATTATGGAAGCGATTGTCGGCGACATCGCGTCCGAAGACCCGAGCGAAGATGCTCCGGTAATCCAGCGGGCAGACGGGTCCTGGTTGCTCGACGGCACGTTACCGTTTGACGAATTCTGCGAGCTGTTCGCCGATCTCGACCTCGCGCGCGATCGACGAAGCAATTTCCACACCCTGGGTGGATTCGTGATCGCACATCTGGGTCGTATCCCCGCGGCTGCCGATTGCTTCGTATGGCGGGGATTGAACTTCGAGGTGATGGATATGGATGGCAACCGCGTCGACAAGGTGCTGGTGACGCCGTGA
- a CDS encoding phospholipase D-like domain-containing protein, with the protein MRWQSWFSSGLALGISVTALFALQACNWLGAREALAPLGVNGASNRAGQIGSSQPRLEPLPQAANVRVYFNQNLQIDADYVEPYRQIERPGDNLEQIVVEAIGGAQSSLEVAVQELRLPAIARAIAERHRAGVRVRVIIENTYSTPWSSLTAGDLRDADNRDRDAYEEARALIDVNGDGTLDVGEIASGDALVVLGDAGVPTIDDSADGSAGSGLMHHKFIVIDGRTVVTGSANLTTSGIHGDFGEPSSRGNVNHLLAIDSPDLARLFVEEFELMWGDGPGGSTDSRFGLGKPDRRAATVWAGDTKIVVHFSPTSKTLPFEDSSNGLIAHTLATATQSIDLILFVFSEQVLVDVIRDRHERGVAVNALIDRSFAYRSYSEGLDMLGVVIANHNCTIEENNAPWATPIETVGIPNLPAGDKLHHKFALVDDRVVVTGSHNWSPTANRRNDETVLVITDPIVAAHFARERDRLLAGAQFGIPERVKRKQREQRERCSALKVDR; encoded by the coding sequence ATGCGTTGGCAATCTTGGTTTTCCTCCGGTCTGGCGCTCGGGATATCCGTTACGGCGCTGTTTGCCCTACAAGCCTGTAACTGGCTAGGAGCAAGAGAGGCGTTGGCTCCATTGGGCGTTAATGGAGCGTCGAATCGTGCCGGACAAATCGGTAGCTCGCAACCTCGACTGGAACCGCTGCCCCAAGCCGCTAACGTACGAGTTTATTTCAACCAAAATCTCCAAATAGACGCCGACTACGTCGAGCCCTACCGCCAGATCGAACGCCCCGGCGATAACCTCGAACAAATTGTCGTTGAGGCGATCGGCGGCGCCCAGTCCAGTCTCGAGGTCGCCGTTCAGGAACTGCGCCTGCCGGCAATTGCCCGGGCAATTGCCGAGCGCCACCGTGCCGGCGTGCGCGTGCGCGTCATCATTGAAAACACCTATAGTACGCCCTGGAGCAGCCTTACGGCTGGCGATCTAAGGGATGCCGACAATCGCGATCGCGATGCCTACGAAGAAGCGCGGGCGCTGATCGACGTCAATGGCGATGGCACGCTGGATGTGGGCGAAATTGCCAGTGGCGACGCTCTAGTTGTTCTAGGCGATGCTGGCGTACCGACGATCGACGACTCCGCCGACGGGTCGGCCGGCTCCGGGCTGATGCACCACAAATTCATCGTCATCGACGGTAGAACCGTCGTCACGGGCTCGGCCAACCTCACCACGAGCGGCATTCACGGGGACTTCGGCGAACCCAGCAGTCGCGGCAACGTCAATCACCTGCTCGCAATCGACAGTCCCGACCTCGCACGCTTATTCGTCGAGGAATTTGAGTTAATGTGGGGCGACGGGCCTGGGGGGAGTACCGACAGTCGATTCGGACTCGGCAAACCCGATCGCCGGGCGGCAACGGTCTGGGCAGGCGACACCAAGATTGTCGTGCACTTCTCGCCAACGTCGAAGACACTTCCCTTTGAAGACAGCAGCAACGGCCTGATTGCCCATACCTTAGCAACGGCAACTCAATCGATCGACCTGATACTGTTTGTCTTCTCGGAGCAAGTTCTCGTTGATGTCATTCGCGATCGCCACGAACGGGGTGTTGCCGTTAATGCGCTCATCGATCGCAGTTTTGCCTACCGCAGCTATAGCGAAGGACTGGACATGCTTGGCGTTGTCATTGCCAACCACAACTGCACTATCGAGGAGAACAACGCGCCCTGGGCAACTCCGATTGAAACCGTCGGCATCCCTAATTTGCCGGCTGGCGACAAGCTCCACCATAAGTTCGCACTCGTCGACGATCGCGTCGTTGTGACCGGCTCTCACAACTGGTCGCCAACCGCCAACCGTCGCAACGACGAAACGGTCTTGGTCATTACCGATCCGATTGTTGCCGCCCACTTCGCTCGCGAACGCGATCGCCTGCTGGCAGGCGCCCAATTCGGGATTCCGGAGCGAGTCAAACGCAAACAGCGAGAACAACGCGAGCGCTGCTCGGCTCTGAAGGTGGATAGATAA
- a CDS encoding ABC transporter ATP-binding protein: MTIDTQTSMSLPVASARAELAIRAEGIYKSYKSGRQRVPVLKGIDWNIPRGDVQLLMGPSGSGKTTLISILAGLLVPDDGRVWLLDQDITRMSRAQRTRFRRRHIGFVFQHFNLFPALTAAENIEVVLEIKGIARRRARSEAYELLDRVGLAAQAHQRPRDLSGGQKQRVAIARALAGNPQIAIADEPTAALDAQSGQRIIHLLRQLAKEQGCTVAIVTHDPRITDIADNIFYIEDGSFCAQESSYSMD; the protein is encoded by the coding sequence ATGACGATCGATACCCAGACATCCATGTCTTTACCGGTGGCATCCGCACGTGCCGAACTGGCCATACGCGCCGAAGGCATCTACAAGTCCTACAAATCTGGACGGCAGCGCGTCCCGGTATTGAAAGGGATTGACTGGAATATCCCGCGCGGCGACGTGCAGCTATTGATGGGACCGTCGGGCTCGGGGAAGACAACCCTGATTTCGATCTTGGCGGGGCTGCTTGTTCCGGATGATGGGCGCGTCTGGTTGCTCGACCAGGACATTACCCGGATGTCGCGAGCGCAGCGAACGCGATTCCGGCGGCGCCATATCGGTTTTGTATTCCAGCACTTCAACCTGTTCCCGGCACTAACCGCGGCAGAAAATATCGAAGTTGTTTTGGAGATTAAAGGCATTGCCCGCCGCCGGGCGCGCAGCGAAGCCTACGAGCTCCTCGATCGCGTCGGACTGGCGGCTCAAGCGCACCAGCGACCGCGTGACTTATCGGGCGGTCAAAAGCAGCGGGTTGCAATCGCGCGCGCGCTGGCAGGTAATCCGCAAATCGCGATCGCGGACGAGCCAACGGCCGCGTTGGATGCCCAAAGCGGCCAAAGAATCATCCACTTATTGCGACAGCTCGCAAAGGAGCAAGGTTGCACGGTGGCGATCGTCACTCACGACCCGCGCATCACCGATATTGCCGACAACATTTTCTACATCGAAGACGGTTCATTCTGCGCTCAGGAAAGTAGTTATTCTATGGATTGA
- a CDS encoding FtsX-like permease family protein: MVVSIARKNLLEDVPRFLVAQAGIMFAVALVTLQTGIFNGFVNSTIQLTANSNADIWVASDTLVQLELSLPIPVAELIATREVEGVEQAEGLIFSGAQWYPNNGEMSRVRLVGFDPNGELFAPDGLVRGSVRDLSEPYTAIVDEADRDALGVPDIGGEAQVNSFATTVVGFTRGNTAMVSNAFTFVSLASANAYTTAGQQSSISCELPTSGAVDLECTNTFTRDPLDNARRDAPPAPSRLVASDLISYILVRAEPGQDIAALKQRLVESLPGTVAYTQQEIIDLTVDYWKQRTSIGFVLGMGAVVGIVVGVVVVSQILYSSVSDHLKEFGTLKAIGASSRQIYGIIIEQALWMAVLGYLPSMAACLGVAQWVGTSQGIEIAIAPLTAVGVFGLTIAMCIGSAIFAIQKVNHVDPALVFKA; the protein is encoded by the coding sequence GTGGTGGTGTCAATCGCCCGCAAGAATCTGTTGGAAGATGTTCCCCGCTTCCTGGTTGCGCAGGCCGGCATCATGTTTGCTGTGGCGCTCGTGACTCTACAAACTGGTATCTTCAACGGATTCGTTAACTCGACTATCCAACTTACGGCGAACTCGAATGCAGATATTTGGGTGGCGTCAGACACGCTCGTTCAGCTAGAGCTATCCCTACCCATTCCCGTTGCGGAGCTGATTGCCACTCGCGAGGTCGAAGGGGTCGAGCAGGCAGAAGGACTGATCTTTTCGGGCGCTCAGTGGTATCCCAATAACGGCGAAATGTCACGCGTGCGCTTGGTTGGCTTCGACCCAAACGGCGAGCTGTTTGCACCGGACGGACTGGTTCGCGGTAGCGTCCGCGACCTCAGCGAGCCCTATACGGCGATTGTCGACGAAGCCGATCGCGACGCGTTGGGCGTTCCCGACATTGGCGGCGAAGCACAGGTAAATTCGTTTGCGACGACGGTGGTGGGATTTACGCGTGGCAACACGGCAATGGTGTCCAATGCGTTTACATTTGTGTCCCTGGCTAGTGCGAATGCATATACAACCGCCGGACAGCAGTCAAGCATTTCGTGCGAGTTGCCGACTTCAGGAGCCGTGGATTTGGAGTGTACGAACACGTTCACCCGCGACCCTCTTGACAACGCACGACGCGACGCCCCTCCTGCACCGTCGCGTTTGGTGGCTTCGGACCTGATCTCATATATCTTGGTTCGCGCTGAGCCGGGGCAGGACATTGCCGCGCTCAAGCAACGACTAGTGGAAAGCCTGCCGGGCACGGTTGCGTATACGCAGCAAGAAATTATCGACCTAACCGTGGACTATTGGAAGCAGCGCACGAGTATCGGTTTTGTGCTCGGTATGGGTGCGGTCGTCGGTATCGTTGTTGGCGTCGTCGTAGTCAGTCAAATCCTGTATTCGTCGGTGTCGGATCACTTGAAGGAGTTTGGGACGCTCAAGGCGATCGGTGCTTCCTCGCGCCAGATTTACGGAATCATCATCGAGCAGGCACTGTGGATGGCAGTCTTGGGTTATCTGCCGAGCATGGCAGCTTGTTTGGGCGTCGCCCAGTGGGTCGGTACCAGTCAGGGGATCGAAATCGCGATCGCGCCCCTGACAGCAGTTGGTGTATTCGGACTGACGATCGCCATGTGCATCGGCTCGGCAATTTTTGCTATTCAGAAGGTAAACCACGTCGATCCGGCCCTTGTCTTTAAGGCATGA
- the gcvT gene encoding glycine cleavage system aminomethyltransferase GcvT, with product MTSERLQRTPLHDLIQAQGARMTAFSGWDMPVQFAGLQQEHAAVRTRAGMFDISHMGKFALRGDRLVECFQTLVPSDLERLQPGQAQYTVLLNANGGIIDDIIFYYQGKAANGEQRAVAIVNAGTCAKDRMWIGQHLADTDIELCDLSASRVLLAVQGPEAIARLQPSVAADLSPLRAFEHLETEVCGQPAFIARTGYTGEDGVELMLPPDAGRQLWHRLQTVSVEPCGLGARDTLRLEAAMALYGQDIDETRTPLEAGLRWIVHFDRKQDFIGREVLERQVVDGVPQRLVGLQMHGRHIARHGYAIYIDGQSVGTITSGTLSPTLSKAIALAYVPSDRARTGQAIEVEIRGKLHPAEIVKKPFYRSPAPAPR from the coding sequence GTGACCTCTGAAAGGCTCCAGCGCACGCCGCTTCACGACCTCATCCAAGCTCAAGGTGCGCGCATGACCGCCTTCTCCGGGTGGGATATGCCCGTGCAATTTGCCGGTCTTCAACAAGAGCATGCAGCAGTTCGCACTCGTGCCGGCATGTTCGACATCTCTCACATGGGCAAATTTGCCTTGCGCGGCGATCGCCTCGTGGAATGCTTCCAAACTCTGGTGCCCTCGGACCTCGAGCGACTCCAGCCGGGTCAGGCTCAGTACACCGTTTTGCTCAATGCCAACGGCGGCATCATCGACGACATCATTTTCTATTACCAAGGCAAAGCTGCAAACGGCGAACAGCGGGCCGTGGCGATCGTGAATGCCGGAACCTGTGCCAAGGACCGCATGTGGATCGGCCAACACCTTGCCGATACGGACATCGAACTCTGCGATCTCTCCGCCAGTCGGGTTCTGCTTGCCGTCCAGGGTCCCGAGGCGATCGCTCGCTTGCAGCCATCTGTTGCCGCCGACCTCAGTCCGCTGCGCGCCTTCGAGCATTTAGAGACGGAGGTTTGCGGTCAGCCAGCCTTTATTGCCCGCACGGGATACACCGGAGAAGATGGGGTCGAGCTAATGCTCCCGCCCGATGCCGGCCGGCAATTGTGGCATCGCCTTCAGACGGTCAGTGTCGAGCCCTGCGGCTTAGGCGCGCGCGATACTCTGCGCCTCGAAGCTGCTATGGCGCTCTACGGTCAGGACATCGACGAAACTAGAACACCGCTGGAAGCTGGGCTGCGCTGGATCGTCCACTTCGACCGCAAACAAGATTTCATCGGGCGCGAGGTACTGGAGCGCCAGGTGGTCGACGGCGTCCCGCAGCGGCTGGTTGGATTGCAAATGCACGGTCGCCACATCGCGCGCCACGGCTATGCCATTTATATCGACGGTCAGTCCGTCGGAACGATTACGAGCGGCACCCTGTCTCCCACCCTCAGTAAGGCAATTGCCCTCGCTTATGTCCCGAGCGATCGCGCTCGAACCGGGCAGGCAATCGAGGTAGAGATTCGCGGCAAACTACATCCTGCAGAGATCGTGAAGAAACCGTTTTATCGCTCGCCCGCACCTGCTCCTCGCTGA